One Streptomyces coeruleorubidus DNA segment encodes these proteins:
- a CDS encoding uracil-DNA glycosylase: MAPRPLHEIVEAGWAKALEPVAERVAAMGDFLRAEIAAGRTYLPAGPNVLRAFQQPFDDVRVLIVGQDPYPTPGHAVGLSFSVAPEVRPLPGSLINIFRELNADLGLPQPSSGDLTPWTQQGVLLLNRALTTAPRKPGAHRGKGWEEVTEQAIRALAARGKPLVSILWGRDARNLRPLLGDLPSVESAHPSPMSADRGFFGSRPFSRANDLLIRQGGQPVDWRLP; this comes from the coding sequence GTGGCACCACGACCCTTGCATGAGATCGTCGAAGCGGGCTGGGCGAAGGCCCTGGAACCGGTGGCCGAACGCGTCGCCGCGATGGGGGACTTCCTCCGCGCGGAGATCGCCGCGGGGCGCACCTACCTCCCGGCCGGGCCGAACGTGTTGCGGGCCTTCCAGCAGCCTTTCGACGACGTACGGGTCCTGATCGTCGGTCAGGACCCGTATCCGACCCCGGGGCACGCGGTGGGGCTGTCGTTCTCGGTCGCGCCCGAGGTGCGTCCGCTGCCCGGCAGCCTCATCAACATCTTCCGGGAGCTGAACGCCGATCTGGGACTGCCGCAGCCGTCCAGCGGTGACCTCACGCCGTGGACGCAGCAGGGCGTGCTGCTGCTCAACAGGGCGCTCACCACCGCCCCGCGCAAGCCCGGCGCCCACCGGGGCAAGGGCTGGGAGGAGGTCACCGAGCAGGCGATCCGGGCCCTGGCGGCGCGCGGCAAGCCGCTGGTGTCCATCCTCTGGGGCCGTGACGCCCGCAACCTGCGCCCGCTGCTCGGCGACCTGCCCTCCGTGGAATCCGCCCACCCCTCCCCCATGTCGGCGGACCGGGGCTTCTTCGGCTCCCGCCCGTTCAGCCGGGCCAACGACCTGCTGATCCGTCAGGGCGGCCAACCGGTGGACTGGCGCCTGCCGTGA
- a CDS encoding N-acetylglucosamine kinase: protein MTGAPEGSGFLAVDSGGSGLRVVVGTAERGPLARRASDEPVRTGDRGIDPEHFMARLAPLVRALTAEAGPVRLTAAVVGAAGLASLGAGLRAELPGALAREFGVRKVALAADAVTAYVGALGPRPGAVIAGGTGLIAIGTDLTGWCRADGWGHLLGDCGGGAWIGRAGLEAALRAHDGREGGSARLLACAEEAFGPVSGLPGALYPRPDRPAVLASFAPRVADCAEEDPVAAGILRAAARHMADSAAAVCPSGGASRVAVTGGLFRIGDPLLAPLDEELAKRLPHARRVPAEGDPLHGSMRMAAELSAGPLTLPGDETMLSVTTLSGD, encoded by the coding sequence GTGACCGGGGCACCGGAAGGCTCCGGCTTTCTCGCCGTGGACTCCGGCGGGTCCGGGCTCCGGGTGGTGGTGGGAACCGCCGAGCGAGGGCCGCTCGCCCGGCGGGCGTCCGATGAGCCGGTGCGCACGGGCGACCGGGGAATCGACCCCGAACACTTCATGGCGCGGCTCGCGCCCCTGGTGCGTGCCCTGACCGCCGAGGCCGGTCCTGTGCGGCTGACCGCCGCCGTCGTCGGCGCGGCCGGGCTCGCCTCCCTCGGTGCCGGGCTGCGCGCCGAACTGCCGGGTGCGCTGGCCCGGGAGTTCGGTGTACGGAAGGTCGCGCTGGCCGCCGACGCGGTGACCGCGTACGTGGGTGCGCTCGGGCCACGGCCGGGTGCCGTGATCGCCGGCGGTACGGGACTGATCGCGATCGGCACCGACCTGACGGGCTGGTGTCGGGCGGACGGCTGGGGGCATCTGCTCGGCGACTGCGGCGGCGGTGCCTGGATCGGGCGGGCCGGGCTGGAGGCCGCGCTGCGGGCCCACGACGGGCGGGAGGGCGGCTCGGCCCGGCTGCTGGCGTGCGCCGAGGAGGCGTTCGGGCCCGTATCGGGGCTGCCCGGCGCGCTGTATCCGCGGCCGGACCGGCCCGCCGTCCTCGCCTCGTTCGCGCCCCGGGTGGCCGACTGCGCGGAGGAGGACCCCGTGGCGGCGGGCATCCTGCGCGCGGCCGCCCGGCACATGGCCGACTCCGCGGCGGCCGTGTGCCCCTCCGGCGGCGCCTCGCGCGTCGCCGTCACCGGCGGCCTGTTCAGGATCGGCGACCCGCTCCTCGCACCGCTGGACGAGGAACTGGCGAAGCGGCTCCCGCACGCGCGGCGGGTGCCGGCCGAGGGCGATCCGCTGCACGGCTCGATGCGCATGGCGGCCGAGCTCAGCGCCGGTCCGCTCACCCTGCCGGGTGACGAGACCATGCTGAGCGTGACCACCCTGTCGGGTGATTGA
- a CDS encoding FUSC family protein gives MLKRVFVAPDPGRTRLRFATRAVLGIALAVALCGLAGHSLTGAVTGGLAALLALFTVTDATVRGQAVTTALLPAVGLPVLTAAAELHDHPVARDLTFLAVVGAGVYARRWGPRGHSLGVFAFMTFFVAQFLHATTDQLPELYAAVLLSVLAATLVRFGLWCYERRLPPPAVPAPPGGTGLARVTTRQAIQATAGAGFALVVGQLVSGQRWYWAVGATWWIFVNTTSRGETLVRGFRRLLGTVIGIALGLLVAMPVHGDPTATAVLAAVCVFGIFYTAAVSYTWMMLCVTLLAGLLYGLLGVLGPGLLALRLAETGVGALGAALAVILVLPVTTHSVTDAWIQRALRCVHACTAETARRLAGAADADPAPRVAELEQLLARVRLSVAPLVHPLNPMLGRKRRARHVLALLDDCAREIRGLVAVAADPEASHDARLAAACYRVQAAVEALTEGGDVSVQTDGLPATEPALAHLHGLERALAELARPLRTPSGSPLVDA, from the coding sequence GTGCTGAAGAGGGTGTTCGTGGCTCCGGATCCGGGACGGACGCGGCTGCGGTTCGCCACGCGTGCCGTGCTCGGCATCGCGCTCGCGGTCGCCTTGTGCGGCCTCGCCGGACACTCCCTCACGGGAGCCGTCACCGGCGGTCTCGCCGCCCTGCTCGCCCTGTTCACCGTCACCGACGCCACGGTCCGGGGCCAGGCGGTCACCACCGCGCTGCTGCCCGCCGTCGGACTGCCCGTGCTCACCGCCGCCGCCGAACTGCACGACCACCCGGTGGCCCGCGACCTCACCTTCCTCGCCGTGGTCGGCGCGGGCGTGTACGCGCGCCGCTGGGGTCCGCGCGGGCACAGCCTCGGCGTGTTCGCGTTCATGACCTTCTTCGTGGCCCAGTTCCTGCACGCCACCACGGACCAGCTGCCCGAGCTGTACGCCGCGGTCCTGCTGTCCGTCCTCGCCGCCACCCTGGTCCGCTTCGGGCTGTGGTGCTACGAGCGCCGCCTGCCCCCGCCCGCCGTGCCCGCCCCGCCGGGCGGCACCGGCCTGGCCCGGGTGACCACCCGCCAGGCGATCCAGGCGACCGCCGGCGCGGGCTTCGCCCTCGTCGTGGGCCAGCTGGTGTCCGGGCAGCGCTGGTACTGGGCCGTCGGCGCCACCTGGTGGATCTTCGTCAACACCACCTCGCGCGGCGAGACCCTGGTCCGCGGCTTCCGGCGGCTCCTCGGCACGGTCATCGGCATCGCCCTCGGCCTGCTCGTCGCCATGCCCGTGCACGGCGACCCGACCGCCACGGCCGTCCTGGCCGCCGTCTGCGTCTTCGGCATCTTCTACACCGCCGCCGTCTCCTACACCTGGATGATGCTCTGCGTGACCCTCCTCGCCGGGCTGCTCTACGGCCTCCTCGGCGTGCTCGGTCCCGGCCTGCTGGCCCTGCGGCTCGCCGAGACCGGCGTCGGAGCGCTCGGCGCCGCGCTGGCCGTGATCCTCGTCCTGCCCGTCACCACGCACAGCGTCACCGACGCCTGGATCCAGCGGGCCCTGCGCTGTGTCCACGCCTGCACCGCCGAGACCGCCCGGCGCCTGGCGGGCGCGGCCGACGCCGATCCGGCCCCGCGGGTGGCGGAACTGGAGCAGCTGCTCGCCCGGGTACGGCTCTCGGTCGCCCCGCTGGTGCACCCGCTGAACCCGATGCTCGGCCGCAAGCGACGCGCCCGGCACGTGCTCGCCCTCCTCGACGACTGCGCCCGGGAGATCCGGGGCCTGGTCGCCGTCGCCGCCGACCCGGAGGCCTCCCACGACGCCCGCCTGGCAGCCGCCTGCTACCGCGTGCAGGCCGCGGTCGAGGCGCTCACCGAGGGCGGAGACGTCTCGGTCCAGACGGACGGCCTCCCCGCGACGGAACCCGCCCTGGCCCACCTCCACGGCCTGGAACGGGCCCTGGCGGAACTCGCCCGCCCCCTCCGCACGCCGTCGGGTTCGCCGCTGGTCGACGCGTGA
- a CDS encoding WD40/YVTN/BNR-like repeat-containing protein has protein sequence MVGCRLARVRDKGVDDDAAEVIGMTEVLLAVGTRKGLFIGRRRDGGAWAFDESPYFNAQAVYSVAIDTRTATPRLLAGGDSAHWGPSVFHSDDLGRTWTEPARPAVKFPKDTGASLERVWQLHPAAAEPDVVYAGTEPAALYRSEDRGETFELVRPLWEHPTRSKWVPGGGGEGLHTVLTDARDPKAVTVAVSTAGVFRTLDGGASWAPSNSGVSAVFLPDPNPEFGQCVHKVARDSATPDRLYLQNHWGVYRSDDAGAHWTDIGEGLPSTFGFAAAAHPHRGDIAYVFPINADADRVPADHRCRVYRTADAGKSWEPLSAGLPQEDHYGTVLRDAMCTDDADPAGVYFGNRNGEVFASADDGDSWQQLASHLPDVLCVRAAVVG, from the coding sequence GTGGTGGGGTGCAGACTGGCCCGTGTCCGAGACAAGGGCGTCGACGACGACGCCGCGGAGGTGATCGGCATGACCGAGGTACTGCTCGCCGTGGGCACGCGCAAAGGCCTGTTCATCGGGCGCCGGCGGGATGGTGGCGCCTGGGCGTTCGACGAGAGTCCCTACTTCAACGCACAGGCCGTGTACTCGGTCGCCATCGACACCCGCACCGCGACCCCGCGGCTGCTGGCCGGCGGCGACAGCGCGCACTGGGGCCCGTCCGTGTTCCACTCCGACGACCTGGGCCGGACCTGGACGGAACCGGCCCGGCCGGCCGTCAAGTTCCCCAAGGACACGGGGGCGTCCCTGGAGCGGGTGTGGCAGCTGCACCCGGCCGCCGCCGAGCCGGACGTGGTCTACGCGGGCACGGAACCGGCCGCGCTGTACCGCTCGGAGGACCGCGGGGAGACGTTCGAGCTCGTCCGGCCCCTGTGGGAGCACCCCACGCGGTCGAAGTGGGTGCCGGGCGGTGGCGGTGAGGGCCTGCACACCGTGCTCACCGACGCGCGCGACCCGAAGGCGGTGACGGTCGCCGTCTCGACGGCCGGTGTGTTCCGCACGCTGGACGGCGGCGCGAGCTGGGCGCCCTCCAACTCGGGAGTCTCCGCGGTGTTCCTGCCCGACCCGAACCCGGAGTTCGGCCAGTGCGTGCACAAGGTCGCCCGGGACTCGGCCACCCCGGACCGGCTCTATCTCCAGAACCACTGGGGTGTCTACCGCAGCGACGACGCGGGTGCGCACTGGACGGACATCGGCGAGGGCCTGCCGTCCACGTTCGGCTTCGCGGCGGCCGCGCATCCGCACAGAGGCGACATCGCGTACGTGTTCCCGATCAACGCCGACGCCGACCGGGTCCCGGCCGACCACCGGTGCCGGGTCTACCGGACGGCGGACGCGGGCAAGAGCTGGGAGCCGCTCTCGGCGGGGCTGCCCCAGGAGGACCACTACGGCACGGTGCTGCGCGACGCGATGTGCACGGACGACGCGGATCCGGCGGGCGTCTACTTCGGCAACCGCAACGGCGAGGTGTTCGCCTCGGCGGACGACGGCGACAGCTGGCAGCAGCTCGCCTCGCATCTGCCGGACGTGCTGTGCGTGCGGGCCGCGGTCGTCGGCTGA
- a CDS encoding sirohydrochlorin chelatase yields the protein MSSPTGPESGLPVRMPRPRQPGRHRRPEPLVAPEGAPALVLAVPGTPSSATRSLAEEVVSIARSELPGLDARIGYLDGDNAEFPTLQAVLTYAAEERTARFEQARAAGMDVREPDGPVAVVVPLLAGPDSALLRRVRQAVMESRIAAELTDVLGPHPLLAEALHVRLSEAGLARADRARLFTVATAADGIILASVGGDEAVQAAGITGMLLAARLAVPVMAAALDQEGSIASVAEQLRSSGSQQLALAPYLIGPEIEPGLVEEAAKEADCSAAESLGPYPAVGKLALAKYTTALGIAPQQAQGTPVR from the coding sequence ATGAGTTCCCCCACTGGACCCGAGTCCGGCCTCCCAGTACGAATGCCGCGACCCCGCCAGCCCGGACGGCACCGCCGTCCGGAGCCGCTGGTGGCTCCCGAGGGCGCGCCCGCGCTCGTCCTCGCCGTGCCGGGCACGCCCAGTAGCGCCACGCGCAGCCTCGCCGAAGAGGTCGTGAGCATCGCCCGCTCCGAGCTGCCGGGTCTCGACGCCCGCATCGGGTACCTCGACGGGGACAACGCGGAGTTCCCCACGCTTCAGGCCGTGCTCACGTACGCCGCCGAGGAGCGCACCGCCCGCTTCGAGCAGGCGCGTGCCGCCGGCATGGACGTCAGGGAGCCCGACGGGCCCGTCGCCGTCGTCGTGCCGCTGCTCGCCGGTCCGGACAGCGCGCTGCTGCGCCGGGTCCGCCAGGCCGTCATGGAGAGCCGGATCGCCGCCGAGCTGACCGATGTCCTCGGTCCGCACCCGCTGCTCGCCGAGGCGCTGCACGTGCGGCTCTCCGAGGCCGGTCTGGCCCGCGCGGACCGCGCCCGGCTGTTCACCGTGGCGACCGCCGCCGACGGCATCATCCTGGCGTCGGTGGGCGGTGACGAGGCCGTGCAGGCGGCCGGGATCACCGGCATGCTGCTCGCCGCGCGCCTCGCGGTGCCGGTGATGGCGGCGGCCCTGGACCAGGAGGGCTCCATCGCGTCCGTCGCCGAGCAGCTGCGCTCCTCGGGTTCGCAGCAGCTGGCCCTCGCGCCGTATCTGATCGGCCCGGAGATCGAGCCGGGGCTGGTCGAGGAGGCCGCGAAGGAGGCGGACTGCTCCGCCGCCGAGTCGCTCGGGCCGTACCCGGCGGTCGGGAAGCTGGCGCTGGCCAAGTACACGACGGCGTTGGGAATCGCGCCGCAGCAGGCTCAGGGCACGCCGGTTCGCTGA
- a CDS encoding HAD family hydrolase — MSNLGGVSVIFDLDGTLVDSEPNYYEAGRQTLAEHGVPDFSWTDHERYVGISTQETVADWIERYGLRASVEELFTAKNRRYLDLARSSTRAYPEMRKFVELLAAEGVPMAVASGSSPEAIEAVLAGTGLDAHLRTVVSADEVAHGKPAPDVFLEAARRLGADPTACVVLEDAAPGAAAAHAAGMRCIALPYVAAQADAPEFATAGLLLRGGQEEFTAQAAFDWLVHSAGLS; from the coding sequence ATGAGCAATCTCGGCGGCGTATCGGTCATCTTCGATCTCGACGGAACGCTCGTGGACAGCGAGCCGAACTACTACGAGGCGGGCCGGCAGACCCTCGCCGAGCACGGCGTCCCCGACTTCAGCTGGACGGACCACGAGCGGTACGTCGGCATCAGCACACAGGAGACGGTCGCGGACTGGATCGAGCGGTACGGCCTGCGGGCCTCCGTGGAAGAGCTGTTCACCGCCAAGAACCGCCGCTATCTGGACCTGGCGCGCAGCTCCACGCGCGCGTACCCCGAAATGCGCAAGTTCGTCGAGCTGTTGGCGGCCGAAGGCGTGCCCATGGCCGTGGCCTCGGGGTCCTCGCCCGAGGCCATCGAGGCGGTCCTGGCGGGCACGGGCCTGGACGCCCACCTGCGGACGGTCGTCTCGGCTGACGAGGTCGCGCACGGCAAGCCGGCTCCCGACGTCTTCCTGGAGGCGGCCCGCCGGCTCGGGGCGGACCCGACGGCCTGCGTGGTGCTGGAGGACGCCGCCCCGGGCGCCGCCGCCGCGCACGCGGCGGGGATGCGCTGCATCGCCCTCCCTTACGTCGCCGCCCAGGCCGACGCGCCGGAGTTCGCCACCGCGGGTCTGCTTCTGCGGGGCGGACAGGAGGAGTTCACGGCGCAGGCGGCGTTCGACTGGCTGGTGCACTCGGCAGGCCTTTCCTGA
- a CDS encoding Lrp/AsnC family transcriptional regulator, with translation MPVDELDTRILRLLLEQPRTSVREYARTLGVARGTLQARLDRLERDGVITGTAPALSPAALGHPVLAFVHIEVTQGHLDEVGDALAAVPEIVEAFSITGGGDLLTRVVARDNAHLEDVVQKLISLPGVVRTRTEIALRERVPHRLLPLVESIGRAARPDPRRSADHGL, from the coding sequence ATGCCCGTGGACGAGCTCGACACCCGCATCCTGCGGCTGCTGCTGGAGCAGCCGCGCACGAGCGTGCGCGAGTACGCCCGGACCCTTGGCGTCGCCCGGGGCACGTTGCAGGCCCGGCTCGACCGTCTGGAGCGCGACGGCGTGATCACCGGCACGGCACCGGCCCTCTCCCCCGCCGCGCTCGGGCATCCGGTGCTCGCGTTCGTGCACATCGAGGTCACCCAGGGCCATCTCGACGAGGTGGGCGACGCGCTGGCGGCGGTGCCCGAGATCGTCGAGGCGTTCTCCATCACGGGCGGCGGGGATCTGCTCACCCGGGTCGTGGCGCGGGACAACGCGCATCTGGAGGACGTCGTCCAGAAGCTGATCAGCCTGCCCGGGGTCGTCCGCACCCGCACCGAGATCGCCCTGCGGGAGCGTGTCCCCCACCGGCTGCTGCCGCTGGTGGAGTCGATCGGCCGTGCGGCCCGGCCTGACCCCCGGCGGTCTGCGGATCATGGTCTTTGA
- a CDS encoding HEAT repeat domain-containing protein: MFRGIDEVDWASLRHAYGSAEDVPGLLRGLASADPAERETALDRMYGAVHHQGGVYDSTLACVPFLLALAVREDVPDRAGVVELLVSIGGSDGRGRGLARDEGGSDGGRGGSDGDGGGSGEEEGGSGDLAVRARAVLRAGADVFIRLAGDADAGVRRAAPGALVRFLDRPAGVLALLRERITVERDDRVLLALAEGLGLFARRHLPAGDAHAAEAVDLLATLSRPPYGPGLRLAALGQLARCAPELLPEDLVPTVVRLLRDRSGQRACGRHEQDSPGADTLAGRLRRLRPSDEEGSRLLRTLHCALGGRVADRVALLCGQLTSPDALDRCNAVLMSAGLFREWRTGGAEAVALIGAQLGAGEGRLHDAAVVVLVELFELARPAADHLHALVTCRPELRVRHGERGAPTLGGPLKALARAGDARATPVLAEVLAGPVVPHDLGLVTPHLGRAAAPLAPALRRHLARVPLDGPDTHERAVPLLSALTALGDTESLPAVLRLLRGMPDGLRQRDAVTGAAVRALGAFGSAAHEAIPDLRGLLETDCAVAAADALWSVTGGAEAVVPVLLRQLTDSGSGRYRPSAAADVLGRLGPAARAALPALRRMTGSGEASERTAAACAVWRIAGEPVQEQVLLVLRSAWAEHPRTRTTIAGCVAALGPTGAPLHDLLRAELTSPRRHRADSGGCDRHDIHEDERLLRVCREALGREGGRSGRRDGTGPPPSG; this comes from the coding sequence GTGTTCAGGGGGATCGACGAGGTCGACTGGGCCTCGCTGCGGCATGCCTACGGCAGCGCGGAGGACGTGCCCGGACTGCTCCGGGGACTGGCCTCCGCCGACCCGGCCGAGCGGGAGACCGCGCTCGACCGGATGTACGGCGCCGTGCACCACCAGGGAGGCGTGTACGACTCGACGCTCGCCTGTGTTCCGTTTCTCCTCGCGCTCGCCGTCCGCGAGGACGTGCCCGACCGGGCGGGGGTCGTGGAGCTCCTCGTCAGCATCGGTGGGTCTGACGGGAGGGGGCGCGGACTCGCCCGGGATGAGGGGGGATCCGACGGGGGCCGGGGCGGATCCGACGGAGACGGGGGCGGATCCGGCGAGGAGGAGGGCGGATCCGGCGATCTCGCCGTGAGGGCCCGTGCCGTGCTGCGCGCGGGCGCGGATGTCTTCATCCGGCTGGCGGGGGACGCGGACGCCGGAGTCCGCCGGGCGGCTCCGGGGGCGCTCGTGCGGTTCCTCGACCGGCCCGCGGGTGTGCTCGCCCTGTTACGGGAGCGGATCACCGTGGAGCGGGACGACCGGGTCCTGCTCGCCCTGGCCGAGGGCCTCGGCCTGTTCGCACGGCGGCACCTGCCGGCCGGTGACGCCCACGCCGCCGAGGCGGTGGACCTGCTGGCGACGCTGAGCAGGCCGCCTTACGGACCGGGGCTGCGGCTGGCCGCGCTCGGCCAGCTGGCGCGGTGCGCCCCGGAGTTGCTTCCCGAGGATCTCGTACCGACCGTGGTCCGGCTGCTCCGGGACAGGTCCGGGCAACGCGCCTGCGGCAGACACGAGCAGGACAGTCCCGGTGCGGACACGCTCGCCGGGCGGCTGCGGCGCCTGCGTCCCTCGGACGAGGAGGGCTCTCGGCTGCTGCGGACCCTGCACTGCGCGCTCGGCGGCCGGGTGGCCGACCGGGTCGCCCTGCTGTGCGGGCAGTTGACCAGTCCGGATGCCCTCGACCGGTGCAACGCCGTGTTGATGTCGGCCGGGCTGTTCCGCGAGTGGCGTACCGGCGGGGCGGAGGCGGTCGCCCTCATAGGTGCCCAACTGGGCGCCGGGGAGGGCCGGTTGCACGACGCGGCGGTCGTCGTCCTGGTGGAGCTCTTCGAACTGGCCCGGCCCGCAGCGGACCACCTCCACGCCCTGGTGACCTGCCGTCCCGAGCTGCGCGTACGTCACGGGGAGCGGGGGGCGCCGACGCTGGGCGGCCCGCTCAAGGCGCTGGCCAGGGCCGGGGACGCGCGGGCCACGCCGGTGCTGGCCGAGGTGCTGGCAGGCCCGGTCGTACCGCACGACCTGGGGCTGGTGACACCCCACCTGGGCCGCGCTGCCGCGCCGCTCGCCCCCGCCCTGCGGCGACACCTCGCCCGCGTGCCGCTCGACGGCCCCGACACGCATGAGCGGGCCGTTCCCCTCCTGTCGGCGCTCACGGCACTGGGCGACACCGAGTCCCTGCCGGCGGTGCTGCGCCTGCTGCGCGGCATGCCGGACGGGCTGCGGCAGCGCGATGCCGTCACGGGGGCGGCGGTCCGTGCCCTCGGGGCGTTCGGCAGCGCCGCGCACGAGGCGATACCGGATCTGCGCGGGCTGCTGGAGACCGACTGCGCCGTCGCGGCCGCCGACGCGCTGTGGTCGGTCACGGGCGGGGCGGAAGCCGTCGTGCCCGTACTGCTCCGGCAGTTGACCGATTCCGGGAGCGGCCGGTATCGGCCGTCGGCGGCCGCCGACGTCCTCGGGCGACTGGGGCCGGCAGCCCGTGCGGCCCTGCCCGCGCTGCGCCGGATGACCGGCTCCGGCGAGGCGTCGGAACGGACCGCGGCGGCATGCGCGGTGTGGCGGATCGCCGGGGAGCCTGTACAGGAGCAGGTCCTTCTCGTCCTCCGCTCCGCATGGGCGGAGCACCCGCGCACCCGCACGACGATCGCCGGGTGCGTGGCAGCGCTGGGTCCCACGGGAGCGCCCCTGCACGATCTGCTGCGAGCGGAGCTCACGTCCCCGCGCCGGCATCGGGCCGACTCCGGCGGCTGCGACAGGCACGACATCCATGAGGACGAGAGGTTGTTGCGGGTGTGCCGGGAGGCGCTGGGCCGGGAGGGGGGCAGGTCAGGCCGTCGGGATGGGACGGGCCCGCCGCCGTCGGGGTGA
- a CDS encoding Rv1733c family protein translates to MALRGPKVWLWRWRRNPLKRRADRVEAWVVLGVWMLTVFVGVLAGTAVSRSVEDGLARERVEWRPLVARLTERAPGTTSENGSVSRSEHVWAEARWTAADGSSHSGQVRVLAGSRAGSPITVWTDREGRQVTRPVTESQARVRAWLIGGVAGVFAAAAPLAAGRAVRRRLERRRMDQWDAEWSRFGPLWGRTMG, encoded by the coding sequence ATGGCGTTACGTGGTCCGAAGGTGTGGCTGTGGCGCTGGCGGCGCAATCCGCTCAAGCGGCGCGCCGACAGGGTGGAGGCCTGGGTCGTGCTGGGCGTGTGGATGCTCACCGTGTTCGTCGGGGTGCTGGCCGGCACGGCGGTGAGCCGGTCCGTCGAGGACGGGCTGGCCCGCGAGCGCGTCGAGTGGCGCCCCCTCGTGGCCCGGCTCACCGAACGGGCTCCCGGGACGACTTCCGAGAACGGCAGCGTCTCGCGTTCCGAGCACGTGTGGGCGGAGGCACGGTGGACCGCCGCGGACGGTTCCTCGCACTCCGGTCAGGTACGGGTCCTGGCGGGCAGCCGGGCCGGTTCGCCGATCACCGTGTGGACGGACCGCGAGGGCCGCCAGGTGACCCGCCCCGTCACCGAGTCCCAGGCCCGCGTACGCGCCTGGCTGATCGGCGGCGTGGCGGGCGTCTTCGCGGCGGCCGCACCACTCGCCGCCGGCCGCGCGGTACGCCGCCGCCTGGAACGCCGCCGCATGGACCAGTGGGACGCCGAGTGGTCCCGCTTCGGCCCGCTGTGGGGGCGCACGATGGGCTGA